In a single window of the Aminomonas paucivorans DSM 12260 genome:
- a CDS encoding BMC domain-containing protein yields MGEGKQRIVQEYVPGKQVTLAHLIRRPRPDLCERLGVDHPGAVGIMTITPGEGAIIAADAAGKAADVHVEFVDRFTGCLMFTGEVSSVETGLVGAVSVLESVLGFVPAPITRT; encoded by the coding sequence ATGGGAGAGGGCAAGCAGCGCATCGTCCAGGAATACGTGCCGGGCAAGCAGGTCACCCTGGCCCATCTGATCCGCCGTCCCCGGCCGGATCTGTGCGAACGTCTGGGGGTGGACCACCCGGGAGCGGTGGGGATCATGACCATCACCCCGGGAGAGGGAGCCATCATCGCCGCGGACGCGGCGGGCAAGGCGGCGGACGTGCATGTCGAGTTCGTGGACCGTTTCACGGGGTGCCTCATGTTTACCGGAGAGGTCTCCTCGGTGGAGACGGGGCTTGTGGGGGCCGTCTCGGTCCTGGAGTCGGTGCTGGGCTTCGTGCCCGCTCCGATCACCAGGACCTAG
- a CDS encoding propanediol/glycerol family dehydratase large subunit, whose translation MAQAKRSKRFEILENRPVHKDGFIGEWVDVGLIAMDSPNDPKPSIRIEGGKVMEMDGRTRDQFDMIEQFVADYALDTAVAVEAMGKSCQELARMLVDINVPRREVRRLFGGLTPAKLAGVLSVMNIVEIMMAMQKMRCRQTPANQAHVTSAKDHPVLLAADAAEAALRGFVEIETTVGVVRYAPFNALALLVGGQVGRPGTLSQDALEEAFELQIGMRGLTAYAETVSVYGTESVFVDGDDTPWSKSFLASAYASRGLKMRFTSGTGSEVQMGAAEGRSMLYLEARCILVTRGAGVQGLQNGSISCIGVPGAVPSGIRAVAAENLITMALDLEVASGNDQTFSHSDLRRVARTIPQFFPGTDLIFSGYSATPNYDNMFAGSNWDIEDVDDYLALQRDFRVDGGLKPVSEDGVVAARNKAARALQAVFDELGFPPITDEEVEAATYANGSRDVGTRNVPEDLKGAERLMAEGVTGVDIARILAKRGFRDVAESLIMMMRQRVSGDYLQTSAWIGSDGTVHSAVNDPNTYEGPGTGYQLTAERWNEIKAIPWAVNPEDI comes from the coding sequence ATGGCACAAGCCAAGAGGAGCAAGCGATTCGAGATCCTGGAGAACCGACCCGTCCACAAGGACGGGTTCATCGGAGAGTGGGTGGACGTGGGCCTCATCGCCATGGACAGCCCCAACGATCCCAAGCCGTCGATCCGCATCGAGGGCGGCAAGGTGATGGAGATGGACGGCCGCACCCGGGACCAGTTCGACATGATCGAGCAGTTCGTGGCGGACTACGCCCTGGACACCGCCGTGGCCGTCGAGGCCATGGGGAAGAGCTGCCAGGAGCTGGCCCGGATGCTGGTGGACATCAACGTCCCCCGCCGGGAGGTGCGTCGCCTCTTCGGAGGGCTCACCCCGGCGAAGCTGGCGGGGGTCCTCTCGGTCATGAACATCGTGGAGATCATGATGGCCATGCAGAAGATGCGGTGCCGCCAGACTCCCGCCAACCAGGCCCACGTCACCAGCGCCAAGGACCACCCGGTGCTGCTGGCGGCGGACGCGGCGGAGGCGGCCCTGCGGGGGTTCGTGGAGATCGAGACCACCGTAGGGGTGGTGCGCTACGCCCCCTTCAACGCCCTGGCCCTGCTGGTGGGCGGCCAGGTGGGACGTCCGGGCACCCTGTCCCAGGACGCCCTGGAGGAGGCCTTCGAGCTTCAGATCGGCATGAGGGGCCTCACGGCCTACGCGGAGACCGTGTCGGTGTACGGCACGGAGAGCGTCTTCGTGGACGGGGACGACACCCCCTGGTCCAAGTCCTTCCTGGCCTCCGCCTACGCCAGCCGGGGCCTCAAGATGCGGTTCACCAGCGGCACGGGCAGCGAGGTGCAGATGGGGGCCGCGGAGGGGCGTTCCATGCTCTACCTGGAAGCCCGGTGCATCCTGGTCACCCGGGGCGCGGGGGTTCAGGGGCTGCAGAACGGCTCCATCTCCTGCATCGGCGTGCCCGGTGCGGTTCCCTCGGGCATCCGGGCGGTGGCGGCGGAGAACCTCATCACCATGGCCCTGGACCTGGAGGTGGCCTCGGGGAACGACCAGACCTTCTCCCACTCCGACCTGCGTCGGGTGGCCCGCACCATCCCCCAGTTCTTCCCCGGCACGGACCTGATCTTCTCGGGCTACTCCGCCACCCCCAACTACGACAACATGTTCGCCGGTTCCAACTGGGACATCGAGGACGTGGACGACTACCTGGCCCTGCAGCGGGACTTCCGGGTGGACGGGGGCCTCAAGCCCGTGTCGGAGGACGGGGTGGTGGCGGCGCGGAACAAGGCTGCCCGGGCGCTCCAGGCGGTGTTCGACGAGCTGGGCTTCCCCCCCATCACCGACGAGGAGGTGGAGGCGGCCACCTACGCCAACGGGAGCCGGGACGTGGGCACCCGAAACGTGCCCGAGGACCTCAAGGGCGCGGAGCGCCTCATGGCGGAGGGGGTCACGGGGGTGGACATCGCCCGGATTCTCGCCAAGCGCGGTTTCCGGGACGTGGCGGAGTCCCTGATCATGATGATGCGGCAGCGCGTTTCGGGGGACTACCTACAGACCTCCGCCTGGATCGGGTCGGACGGCACGGTGCACAGCGCCGTGAACGACCCGAACACCTACGAAGGTCCCGGTACGGGCTACCAGCTCACGGCGGAACGCTGGAACGAGATCAAGGCGATCCCCTGGGCGGTCAACCCCGAGGACATCTAG
- a CDS encoding EutP/PduV family microcompartment system protein: protein MAVGPAGAGKTTLLAALGLTEGRVRKTEMVTFSAFAIDTPGELLDNPRLYHAILMNATKARVVLFLADGTRDSRYPPGLARSIRAPVLGVVTKSDEATAEGVRRAREVLLRAGAREVRRCSSVTGEGLREMKERIEELLEEGCSR from the coding sequence ATGGCCGTAGGCCCCGCCGGGGCGGGAAAGACCACCCTGCTGGCGGCCCTGGGGCTGACGGAGGGACGGGTCCGGAAGACCGAGATGGTGACCTTCTCCGCCTTCGCCATCGACACGCCGGGGGAGCTGCTGGACAATCCGAGGCTTTACCACGCCATCCTGATGAACGCCACCAAGGCGAGGGTGGTGCTGTTTCTGGCGGACGGAACGAGGGATTCCCGGTACCCCCCCGGGCTGGCCCGGTCCATCCGGGCTCCGGTGCTGGGGGTGGTGACCAAGAGCGACGAGGCCACGGCGGAAGGGGTTCGCCGGGCCCGGGAGGTGTTGCTCCGGGCGGGGGCGAGGGAGGTGAGGCGCTGTTCCTCCGTCACCGGAGAGGGGTTGCGGGAAATGAAGGAGCGAATCGAAGAACTGTTGGAGGAGGGGTGTTCCCGATGA
- a CDS encoding diol dehydratase reactivase subunit alpha produces the protein MSLVAGIDIGNATTEVALARVEGKEITFLSTGISATTGIKGTLQNLSGLRQSLGMALERAGFRRDQWGVVDVIRLNRAAPVIGDVAMETVTETVVTESTMIGHNPSTPGGLGVGRGRTVPFEALPSLRPGDPVIPVIPRSVDFTRAAGGIAEALGRGVEVAGAICQADDGVLIVNRLPVGIPIVDEVSAVDRVPLDMKCCVEVAPPGRVVELLSNPYDIATLFDLSPEETRQIVPVARALVGNRSAVVVRTPLGEVRERRIPAGELYIQGPGGKRTVNVEDGAEAIQTTVAASAPVENIFGQPGTHVGGMMERVRRTMSDLTGIPLGEVSIRDLLAVDTLVPQKVVGGVAGEFSLESGVALAVMVKTEELPMQRLAEAVSADLGVPVEVGGVEADMAIRGALTTPGTKRPLAVLDLGAGSSDASFMKEDGTVDLVHLAGAGNMVNTILASELGIEDPDLAESIKRYPLCKAESAFHIRQEDGTVRFFDAPLDPQVFGRVALLHENDLLQPIPLPVTLEKVRAARRKAKKEVFVTNALRALEQVAPAGNVRMLDHVVLVGGSASDFEVPTLITEALSRYGIVAGRGNIRGKEGPRNAVATGLVLSAAG, from the coding sequence ATGTCCCTCGTCGCGGGCATCGACATCGGCAACGCCACCACGGAGGTGGCCCTGGCCCGGGTGGAGGGGAAGGAGATCACCTTCCTCTCCACGGGCATCTCCGCCACCACGGGCATCAAGGGAACCCTGCAGAACCTGTCGGGGCTGCGCCAGTCCCTGGGCATGGCCCTGGAACGGGCGGGGTTCCGGCGGGACCAGTGGGGGGTGGTGGACGTGATCCGCCTCAACCGGGCGGCCCCGGTGATCGGGGACGTGGCCATGGAGACCGTCACGGAGACGGTGGTGACGGAGTCCACCATGATCGGCCACAACCCCTCCACCCCCGGAGGTCTGGGGGTGGGTCGGGGGCGCACGGTGCCCTTCGAGGCCCTGCCCTCCCTTCGTCCCGGGGATCCGGTGATCCCCGTGATCCCCCGGTCCGTGGACTTCACCCGGGCCGCCGGGGGGATCGCCGAGGCCCTGGGGCGGGGGGTGGAGGTGGCGGGGGCCATCTGCCAGGCCGACGACGGGGTGCTCATCGTGAACCGGCTTCCCGTGGGCATCCCCATCGTGGACGAGGTGTCCGCGGTGGATCGGGTCCCCCTGGACATGAAATGTTGCGTGGAAGTGGCCCCTCCGGGGCGGGTGGTGGAACTGCTCTCCAACCCCTACGACATCGCCACCCTCTTCGACCTCTCCCCGGAGGAGACCCGGCAGATCGTGCCGGTGGCCCGGGCCCTGGTGGGCAACCGCTCCGCCGTGGTGGTCCGCACCCCCCTGGGGGAGGTGCGGGAGCGACGCATCCCCGCGGGGGAGCTGTACATCCAGGGCCCGGGGGGCAAGCGGACCGTGAACGTGGAGGACGGGGCCGAGGCCATCCAGACGACGGTGGCCGCGTCGGCCCCGGTGGAGAACATCTTCGGCCAGCCGGGCACCCACGTGGGAGGCATGATGGAACGGGTCCGGCGCACCATGTCGGACCTCACGGGCATCCCCCTGGGAGAGGTCTCCATCCGGGACCTCCTGGCGGTGGACACCCTGGTTCCCCAGAAGGTGGTGGGGGGGGTGGCGGGGGAGTTCTCCCTGGAATCCGGCGTGGCCCTGGCGGTGATGGTGAAGACCGAGGAGCTGCCCATGCAGCGCCTGGCGGAGGCGGTGAGCGCGGACCTGGGGGTCCCGGTGGAGGTGGGGGGCGTGGAGGCGGACATGGCCATCCGGGGAGCCCTCACCACCCCGGGGACGAAACGCCCCCTGGCGGTGCTGGACCTGGGGGCGGGGAGCAGCGACGCCTCCTTCATGAAAGAGGACGGAACCGTGGACCTGGTGCACCTGGCGGGGGCGGGGAACATGGTGAACACCATCCTCGCCAGCGAGCTGGGCATCGAGGACCCGGACCTGGCGGAATCCATCAAGCGGTATCCCCTGTGCAAGGCGGAGAGCGCCTTCCACATCCGGCAGGAGGACGGGACGGTGCGGTTCTTCGACGCCCCCCTGGACCCCCAGGTGTTCGGCCGGGTGGCGCTGCTCCACGAGAACGACCTGCTTCAGCCCATCCCCCTGCCCGTGACCCTGGAGAAGGTCCGGGCGGCGCGGCGCAAGGCCAAGAAGGAGGTCTTCGTGACCAACGCCCTCCGGGCCCTGGAACAGGTGGCCCCGGCGGGGAACGTGCGGATGCTGGACCACGTGGTCCTGGTGGGGGGCTCGGCGTCGGACTTCGAGGTGCCCACCCTGATCACCGAGGCCCTCTCCCGCTACGGCATCGTGGCGGGACGGGGGAACATCCGGGGCAAGGAAGGCCCCCGGAACGCCGTCGCCACGGG
- a CDS encoding sensor histidine kinase has product MNVLNGDPAFPVSPDSSGGSWNDPLLLLWKEEEGGGLTPGSLAWWEQVAEIARLQEIQDRFAKIMKVGAIITTTDGIPVTQPSNFTPFCLAIREFPEGRCRCYESDAAGGRRSREVGRTFAYRCPHGLLDMASPIIVEGGMVGVLLCGQVLLERYSTSEVEGIAQRDWAFAPGRLADPLIDLFLHVPVVDHHAVRDSMDLLHLVASHIVGLCERHLTERRLLQKGISLIQEQRHKEALERSLKLSQVKALRSQLNPHFMFNTLNSIARLALFENAPRTQDLTVHLAEYLRYVLHRQAHGELVPLRMELDCIRRYLAIYGVRFGDRLRARIEAGEGTEELLVPFMLLQPLVENALSHGIEPLPQGGEILIRTALERGFLVVEVADDGVGFDAEGAHRGVGMANVEERLRLHYGEAARFEVDSAFGHGTRIRVVLPPRRGGW; this is encoded by the coding sequence GTGAACGTCCTGAACGGCGACCCCGCCTTTCCCGTTTCCCCGGATTCCTCCGGAGGCTCCTGGAACGACCCCCTGCTCCTCCTGTGGAAGGAGGAGGAGGGAGGAGGGCTCACCCCGGGCAGCCTGGCCTGGTGGGAGCAGGTGGCGGAGATCGCCCGACTCCAGGAGATCCAGGACCGGTTCGCCAAGATCATGAAGGTGGGGGCCATCATCACCACCACCGACGGCATCCCCGTGACCCAGCCCAGCAACTTCACCCCCTTCTGCCTGGCCATCCGGGAATTCCCCGAAGGGCGCTGCCGGTGCTACGAAAGCGACGCCGCCGGAGGCCGCCGATCCCGGGAGGTGGGACGCACCTTCGCCTACCGGTGCCCCCACGGTCTCCTGGACATGGCCAGCCCCATCATCGTGGAGGGGGGCATGGTGGGGGTGCTCCTCTGCGGCCAGGTCCTCCTGGAGCGCTACTCCACCTCCGAGGTGGAGGGCATCGCCCAGCGGGACTGGGCCTTCGCCCCGGGGCGCCTGGCGGACCCCCTCATCGACCTGTTCCTCCACGTCCCCGTGGTGGACCACCACGCGGTGCGGGACTCCATGGACCTCCTCCACCTGGTGGCATCCCACATCGTGGGGCTCTGCGAACGGCACCTCACGGAGCGGCGGCTCCTCCAGAAGGGCATCTCCCTCATCCAGGAGCAGCGCCACAAGGAGGCCCTGGAGCGGAGCCTGAAGCTCTCCCAGGTGAAGGCCCTGCGAAGCCAGCTGAACCCCCACTTCATGTTCAACACCCTCAACAGCATCGCCCGGCTGGCCCTCTTCGAGAACGCCCCCCGCACCCAGGACCTGACGGTGCACCTGGCGGAATACCTGCGCTACGTGCTCCACCGGCAGGCCCACGGGGAGCTGGTGCCCCTGCGGATGGAGCTGGACTGCATCCGCCGCTACCTGGCCATCTACGGGGTGCGCTTCGGGGATCGCCTTCGCGCCCGGATCGAGGCGGGAGAGGGAACGGAGGAACTCCTGGTGCCCTTCATGCTCCTCCAGCCCCTGGTGGAGAATGCCCTCTCCCACGGCATCGAACCCCTCCCCCAGGGGGGGGAGATCCTCATCCGCACCGCCCTGGAGCGAGGCTTCCTGGTGGTGGAGGTGGCGGACGACGGGGTGGGCTTCGACGCGGAGGGGGCCCACCGGGGGGTGGGGATGGCCAACGTGGAGGAACGGTTGCGGCTGCACTACGGAGAGGCGGCGCGCTTCGAGGTGGACAGCGCCTTCGGCCACGGCACCCGGATCCGGGTGGTGCTGCCGCCGCGCAGAGGAGGCTGGTAA
- a CDS encoding propanediol/glycerol family dehydratase medium subunit, whose amino-acid sequence MQINRELVEKVVAEVIAEVLGSQSGSAPTPTPREEASGVAFAESGRAVKGTDPKEVVLALTPAFGTTFSKTIVDVPHAEVLRQIFAGVEEEGLKIRVVRVYHTADVAFMAHQAAKLSGSGIGIGVLSRGTSVIHQKDLAPLSNLELFPQSPLLDAMTFRAIGKNAAKYAKSEQPTPVPTKNDPMARPRYQGLAALLHNKEARFLDRTKAPVEVKVTFEG is encoded by the coding sequence GTGCAGATCAACCGTGAACTGGTGGAGAAGGTCGTCGCCGAGGTGATCGCGGAGGTTCTGGGCTCTCAGTCCGGTTCCGCCCCGACCCCGACGCCTCGGGAGGAAGCCTCGGGGGTGGCGTTTGCGGAGAGCGGGAGGGCGGTCAAGGGGACGGACCCGAAGGAAGTGGTCCTGGCCCTGACCCCCGCCTTCGGCACCACCTTCAGCAAGACCATCGTGGACGTGCCCCATGCGGAGGTGCTTCGTCAGATCTTCGCGGGGGTGGAGGAAGAGGGGCTGAAGATCCGGGTGGTGCGGGTCTACCACACCGCCGACGTGGCCTTCATGGCCCACCAGGCGGCGAAGCTCTCCGGGTCGGGCATCGGCATCGGGGTGCTCTCCCGGGGGACGTCGGTGATCCACCAGAAGGACCTGGCTCCCCTGAGCAACCTGGAGCTGTTCCCCCAGTCCCCCCTGCTGGACGCCATGACCTTCCGGGCTATCGGCAAGAACGCCGCGAAGTACGCCAAGTCGGAGCAGCCCACGCCGGTGCCCACGAAGAACGATCCCATGGCCCGGCCCCGGTATCAGGGGCTGGCGGCGCTGCTCCACAACAAGGAAGCCCGCTTCCTCGACCGGACCAAGGCTCCGGTGGAGGTCAAGGTCACCTTCGAAGGATAG
- a CDS encoding BMC domain-containing protein has protein sequence MNGEALGLIETRGLVGAIEAADAMVKAANVHLMGYEKIGSGYVTVMVRGDVGAVKAATDAGAAAAKKVGEIVSIHVIPRPHSDTEKILPKLG, from the coding sequence ATGAACGGAGAAGCGCTGGGGCTCATCGAGACCCGAGGTCTGGTGGGGGCCATCGAGGCGGCGGACGCCATGGTGAAGGCCGCCAACGTGCACCTCATGGGGTACGAGAAGATCGGTTCGGGGTACGTCACCGTCATGGTCCGGGGGGACGTGGGGGCCGTGAAGGCCGCCACCGACGCGGGCGCTGCGGCGGCGAAGAAGGTGGGGGAGATCGTCTCCATCCACGTGATCCCCCGGCCCCACAGCGACACGGAAAAGATCCTGCCCAAGCTGGGCTGA
- the pduB gene encoding propanediol utilization microcompartment protein PduB produces MEQDVMKKVMDEVMKRFASEIPVEAPKPAVEAACVPAGVTEFIGTARGHTIGLVIANVEPRLHEKMGIDKRFRSIGIISDRIGAGPQIMAADEAVKATNTEIVSVELPRDTEGGAGHGCLIVFGAEDVSDARRAVEVTLKDLDRTFGDVWGNEVGYLELQYTARASYCLNKALGAPLGRAFGLILGAPAGIGLVMCDTALKAAEVEPFAYCSPSKGTSLTNECFIMVTGDSGAVRQSIISAREVGLKLLHSMGGKPQTSTVSYI; encoded by the coding sequence ATGGAACAGGACGTCATGAAGAAGGTCATGGACGAGGTGATGAAGCGCTTCGCCTCGGAGATTCCCGTGGAGGCCCCGAAGCCCGCCGTCGAGGCGGCCTGCGTTCCCGCGGGGGTCACGGAGTTCATCGGCACCGCCCGGGGCCACACCATCGGCCTGGTGATCGCCAACGTGGAGCCCCGGCTTCACGAGAAGATGGGCATCGACAAACGCTTCCGCTCCATCGGGATCATTTCCGACCGCATCGGGGCGGGGCCGCAGATCATGGCCGCCGACGAGGCGGTGAAGGCCACCAACACGGAGATCGTCTCCGTGGAGCTTCCCCGGGACACGGAGGGCGGGGCGGGGCACGGCTGCCTCATCGTCTTCGGGGCGGAGGACGTCTCCGACGCCCGTCGGGCGGTGGAGGTGACCCTGAAGGACCTGGACCGCACCTTCGGGGACGTGTGGGGCAACGAGGTGGGCTACCTGGAGCTGCAGTACACCGCCCGGGCCAGCTACTGCCTCAACAAGGCCCTGGGCGCCCCCCTGGGCCGGGCCTTCGGGCTCATCCTGGGGGCCCCCGCGGGGATCGGCCTGGTGATGTGCGACACCGCCCTGAAGGCAGCGGAGGTGGAGCCCTTCGCCTACTGCTCCCCCAGCAAGGGCACCAGCCTCACCAACGAGTGTTTCATCATGGTCACCGGCGACTCCGGGGCGGTTCGGCAGTCCATCATCTCCGCCCGAGAGGTGGGCTTGAAGCTGCTCCACTCCATGGGAGGCAAGCCCCAGACCAGCACCGTCTCCTACATCTAG
- a CDS encoding diol dehydratase small subunit translates to MAQINEQLVAQLVRQVLQNMDGSAPNPAAPEAARSGPGVTAADYPLGSKRPDLLKSPRGIPFQELTLEAVESGKATFEDFRITPDALEMQARIAESAGRPQIARNLRRAAELTRVPDERILQIYNAMRPHRSTREEMEAIARELEETYAAKVCAGFVREAAEVYGRRKLLRGDLPSSD, encoded by the coding sequence ATGGCCCAGATCAATGAGCAACTGGTGGCGCAACTGGTGAGGCAGGTCCTCCAGAACATGGACGGATCCGCCCCGAATCCCGCCGCCCCGGAGGCGGCCCGGTCCGGTCCGGGGGTCACCGCGGCGGACTACCCCCTGGGGAGCAAGCGGCCGGATCTCCTGAAGAGCCCCCGGGGCATTCCCTTCCAGGAGCTGACCCTGGAGGCGGTGGAGAGCGGCAAGGCCACCTTCGAGGACTTTCGCATCACCCCGGACGCCCTGGAGATGCAGGCCCGGATCGCCGAGAGCGCCGGGCGTCCCCAGATCGCCCGGAACCTGCGGCGGGCGGCGGAGCTGACCCGGGTGCCCGACGAGCGCATCCTCCAGATCTACAACGCCATGAGGCCCCACCGGTCCACCCGGGAGGAGATGGAGGCCATCGCCCGGGAGCTGGAGGAGACCTACGCCGCGAAGGTGTGCGCCGGCTTCGTCCGGGAGGCCGCGGAGGTCTACGGGCGGCGGAAGCTGCTGCGGGGAGACCTCCCCTCCTCGGACTAG